In Actinomyces radicidentis, one genomic interval encodes:
- a CDS encoding low molecular weight protein-tyrosine-phosphatase, protein MSETLVRVSATITPSDLPEPLRTDGPYRVAMVCTGNICRSAMAEVVLAGRLAGDGVPDRGPDGVAVTSSGVSDEELGNPIDRRALRTLAAAGYGEGDDAAAAAAARAISTHRAHRVSDEELRGSDLLLAMTSNHLRELTRRAERLGVDTDRIRMFRSYDPAALAERQVIADGSRARYSLDVPDPWYGTQADFEDTLEVVERVVGALEPALAEVARTRR, encoded by the coding sequence ATGAGCGAGACCCTGGTACGCGTGTCAGCCACCATCACTCCCTCCGACTTGCCCGAGCCCCTCCGCACCGACGGCCCCTACCGGGTCGCCATGGTCTGCACGGGCAACATCTGCCGCTCCGCCATGGCGGAGGTGGTCCTCGCAGGCCGCCTCGCCGGCGACGGCGTCCCGGACCGCGGCCCCGACGGCGTCGCGGTGACCTCCTCGGGCGTCTCCGACGAGGAGCTCGGCAACCCCATCGACCGCCGCGCCCTGCGGACCCTCGCGGCCGCCGGCTACGGCGAGGGCGACGACGCCGCGGCCGCCGCGGCCGCCCGCGCCATCAGCACCCACCGCGCCCACCGCGTCAGCGACGAGGAGCTGCGCGGAAGCGACCTCCTCCTCGCCATGACCTCGAACCACCTGCGCGAGCTCACCCGCCGCGCCGAGCGCCTCGGCGTCGACACGGACCGGATCCGCATGTTCCGCTCCTACGACCCGGCGGCGCTGGCCGAGCGCCAGGTCATCGCGGACGGCTCGCGCGCTCGCTACTCCCTGGACGTGCCGGACCCCTGGTACGGGACCCAGGCCGACTTCGAGGACACCCTCGAGGTCGTCGAGCGGGTCGTCGGCGCCCTCGAGCCGGCCCTGGCCGAGGTCGCCCGAACCCGCCGCTGA
- a CDS encoding S8 family serine peptidase, with protein sequence MNATAAWSRATGEGVTVAGTVAAQTSNFTGTAGVAPNARIEPVRVLGLCGGSSSDIVDGITWASGGHVNGVPDNDNPAKVINMSLGGSASYCPSYYQETIDAATERGSIIVIAAGNEDDDAADDTPANCDSVITVGSTGDQGARAYYSNYGSTVEVSAPGGDMKSGEGILSTVDSGTTTPQGADYGYMQGTSRATPHVAGTIALMAQIKPSLTTAEATRILQDTSYPLASCDTGAGTCGTGIIDAAAAVASVAGTTPAPEPTAPATTEPTAAPTPTTNTGNPTGGRGIGEYYYCRIFGCD encoded by the coding sequence ATGAACGCGACCGCCGCCTGGTCCAGGGCCACCGGCGAGGGCGTCACCGTCGCCGGCACAGTCGCCGCGCAGACCAGCAACTTCACCGGCACCGCCGGCGTCGCCCCGAACGCCAGGATCGAGCCCGTCCGCGTGCTCGGCCTGTGCGGCGGCTCCTCCTCGGACATCGTCGACGGCATCACCTGGGCCTCCGGCGGCCACGTCAACGGCGTGCCCGACAACGACAACCCCGCCAAGGTCATCAACATGAGCCTGGGCGGCTCGGCCAGCTACTGCCCGAGCTACTACCAGGAGACCATCGACGCAGCGACCGAGCGCGGCTCGATCATCGTCATCGCCGCCGGCAACGAGGACGACGACGCCGCCGACGACACCCCCGCCAACTGCGACAGCGTCATCACCGTCGGCTCCACCGGCGACCAGGGCGCCCGCGCCTACTACTCGAACTACGGCAGCACCGTCGAGGTCTCCGCTCCCGGCGGCGACATGAAGTCCGGCGAGGGCATCCTCTCCACCGTCGACTCCGGCACCACCACGCCGCAGGGGGCCGACTACGGCTACATGCAGGGCACGAGCCGGGCCACCCCGCACGTCGCGGGCACCATCGCGCTCATGGCCCAGATCAAGCCCTCGCTCACGACGGCGGAGGCCACGCGGATCCTTCAGGACACGAGCTACCCGCTCGCCAGCTGCGACACGGGTGCCGGCACCTGCGGCACCGGCATCATCGACGCCGCCGCGGCCGTCGCCTCGGTCGCCGGCACGACCCCGGCGCCGGAGCCGACCGCCCCGGCCACGACCGAGCCGACGGCGGCTCCGACGCCGACGACCAACACCGGCAACCCGACGGGCGGCCGCGGCATCGGCGAGTACTACTACTGCCGGATCTTCGGCTGCGACTGA
- a CDS encoding alpha/beta hydrolase: protein MILETPRTTTDDARADVAEDILGEPWVARRIPVTVSDAAPGADHAVLVHQREAATAPGESPRHSRAVLYLHGRNDYFFQTGLSDALLGAGYEFYGLDLRACGRAGLGYRSPHDVRDLRVHDEEIAEALRIIREEHGHDVVVLNAHSTGGLSAVIWASDHPGTVDAVTLNSPWLDLQAGGLMRSYGSAAIDLMARRDPDRIIVDSPLAAQRDTELAGRRDEVLGEGAGTDWAAGAALGDVEDDLYARVLHQRWGGEWDWDLTLKPSPSFPARAGFMAGIRRLQRDVHHGLGITVPVLLCCSTTSGGDHPTREDALCSDVVLHVDQMIARAPYLGDDVTLRQVPGGVHDLVLSPEPARSDYLAALTGWLRARLG, encoded by the coding sequence ATGATCCTGGAGACCCCGCGCACCACCACCGACGACGCCCGCGCCGACGTCGCCGAGGACATCCTCGGGGAGCCCTGGGTGGCCCGCCGCATCCCGGTCACGGTCTCCGACGCCGCTCCCGGCGCCGACCACGCCGTCCTCGTCCACCAGCGCGAGGCCGCCACGGCCCCCGGGGAGTCGCCGCGCCACTCGCGGGCCGTCCTCTACCTGCACGGCCGCAACGACTACTTCTTCCAGACGGGGCTCTCCGACGCGCTGCTCGGGGCCGGCTACGAGTTCTACGGGCTGGACCTGCGGGCCTGCGGGCGCGCCGGCCTCGGCTACCGCTCCCCGCACGACGTGCGGGACCTGCGCGTCCACGACGAGGAGATCGCCGAGGCGCTGCGCATCATCCGCGAGGAGCACGGGCACGACGTCGTCGTCCTCAACGCGCACTCGACCGGCGGGCTCTCGGCCGTCATCTGGGCCTCGGACCACCCGGGCACGGTCGACGCCGTCACGCTCAACTCCCCGTGGCTGGACCTCCAGGCCGGCGGGCTCATGCGCTCCTACGGCTCGGCGGCGATCGACCTCATGGCGCGCCGCGACCCGGACCGGATCATCGTCGACTCGCCGCTGGCCGCGCAGCGCGACACCGAGCTGGCCGGCCGGCGCGACGAGGTCCTCGGCGAGGGCGCGGGCACGGACTGGGCCGCGGGCGCCGCGCTCGGCGACGTCGAGGACGACCTCTACGCCCGCGTCCTGCACCAGCGGTGGGGCGGGGAGTGGGACTGGGACCTCACGCTCAAGCCCTCCCCCTCCTTCCCGGCGCGGGCGGGCTTCATGGCGGGGATCCGTCGTCTCCAGCGCGACGTCCACCACGGGCTGGGGATCACGGTGCCGGTGCTCCTGTGCTGCTCGACGACGTCGGGCGGGGACCACCCGACGCGCGAGGACGCGCTGTGCAGCGACGTGGTCCTGCACGTGGACCAGATGATCGCGCGCGCGCCCTACCTGGGCGACGACGTCACCCTGCGGCAGGTACCGGGCGGGGTCCACGACCTGGTCCTCTCCCCCGAGCCGGCGCGCAGCGACTACCTCGCCGCGCTCACGGGCTGGCTGCGGGCGCGCCTCGGCTGA
- a CDS encoding methionine ABC transporter ATP-binding protein gives MEERVSASPAPTTAADGRMISLRDVHKVYRLRDGSEVRALDGLSLDVPAGSIHGIVGTSGAGKSTLVRCLTSLEPVTSGTVSVAGKDMSSLSARDLRDARRSIGMVFQHANLLDQRTTAQNIAYPLAMAGVRSGERRGTVERMLELVGLADRGSSYPSQLSGGQKQRVGIARALADQPAVLLCDEPTSALDPETTRSILELIRDVRDRLGVTVVIITHEMSVVRSICDSVSLLEAGRIVESGPIEEVVGDVTSRLSHELVPPPAVPEDAVGARDAVVDVALVAHPGQPAASQVLGLVAQQGADVAAGVFETLGTAQVGRLALTIPAERRDALVDALTAAGVHAEVRR, from the coding sequence ATGGAGGAACGAGTGAGCGCATCCCCCGCCCCGACGACGGCGGCCGACGGCCGCATGATCTCCCTGCGCGACGTTCACAAGGTCTACCGCCTGCGCGACGGCTCCGAGGTCCGCGCCCTCGACGGCCTCAGCCTCGACGTGCCCGCGGGGTCCATCCACGGCATCGTCGGCACCTCCGGCGCCGGAAAGTCGACCCTCGTGCGCTGCCTGACCAGCCTCGAGCCCGTCACCTCCGGGACCGTGAGCGTCGCCGGCAAGGACATGTCCTCCCTGTCCGCCCGCGACCTGCGCGACGCCCGTCGCAGCATCGGCATGGTCTTCCAGCACGCCAACCTGCTCGACCAGCGCACCACCGCCCAGAACATCGCCTACCCGCTCGCCATGGCCGGCGTGAGGTCGGGAGAGCGCCGCGGCACCGTCGAGCGCATGCTCGAGCTCGTGGGCCTCGCCGACCGCGGCAGCTCCTACCCCTCGCAGCTCTCCGGCGGCCAGAAGCAGCGCGTCGGCATCGCCCGCGCGCTCGCGGACCAGCCCGCCGTCCTCCTGTGCGACGAGCCCACGAGCGCCCTCGACCCGGAGACCACCCGCTCGATCCTCGAGCTCATCCGCGACGTGCGCGACCGCCTCGGCGTCACCGTCGTCATCATCACCCACGAGATGAGCGTCGTGCGCTCCATCTGCGACTCCGTCTCGCTGCTCGAGGCCGGCCGCATCGTCGAGTCCGGCCCCATCGAGGAGGTCGTCGGCGACGTCACCTCCCGCCTGTCCCACGAGCTCGTGCCGCCGCCGGCCGTCCCCGAGGACGCCGTGGGGGCCCGCGACGCCGTCGTCGACGTCGCGCTCGTCGCCCACCCCGGCCAGCCCGCCGCCTCCCAGGTCCTCGGCCTCGTCGCCCAGCAGGGCGCCGACGTCGCCGCCGGCGTCTTCGAGACCCTCGGCACCGCCCAGGTCGGCCGGCTCGCCCTCACCATCCCCGCCGAGCGACGGGACGCCCTCGTGGACGCCCTCACCGCCGCCGGCGTCCACGCGGAGGTCCGCCGATGA
- a CDS encoding methionine ABC transporter permease yields MSTLTALAASLAVKTPGLDTVLAAADDRTWFNNPVIQRKLGQATWETIEMTLVSGIITVLLGLLLGLALVTTGKRGQHRNRAVYEILSQIVNIGRSMPFIILMVAIVPLTRLIAGTSLGWQAACVPLTIGAIPFYARLVETAINDVDHGKVEAALMMGASGSQVTWGVLVREALPTLIQSATVTIITLLGYSAMAGAVGGGGLGDLAIQYGYNGYQTDVMVITVITIVLVVAVIQVVGDLLARLVDHR; encoded by the coding sequence ATGAGCACCCTGACCGCCCTGGCCGCCTCCCTCGCCGTCAAGACGCCGGGCCTCGACACGGTGCTCGCCGCCGCGGACGACCGAACCTGGTTCAACAACCCGGTCATCCAGCGCAAGCTCGGCCAGGCCACCTGGGAGACCATCGAGATGACCCTGGTCTCCGGGATCATCACCGTGCTGCTCGGCCTGCTCCTCGGCCTGGCGCTCGTCACCACCGGCAAGCGCGGCCAGCACCGCAACCGGGCCGTCTACGAGATCCTCTCGCAGATCGTCAACATCGGCCGCTCGATGCCCTTCATCATCCTCATGGTCGCGATCGTGCCGCTCACCCGGCTCATCGCCGGGACGTCGCTCGGCTGGCAGGCCGCCTGCGTCCCGCTCACCATCGGTGCCATCCCCTTCTACGCGCGACTGGTGGAGACGGCCATCAACGACGTCGACCACGGCAAGGTCGAGGCGGCCCTCATGATGGGCGCCTCCGGCAGCCAGGTCACCTGGGGGGTCCTCGTCCGCGAGGCCCTTCCCACCCTCATCCAGTCCGCGACGGTCACGATCATCACGCTGCTCGGCTACTCCGCCATGGCGGGCGCCGTCGGCGGCGGCGGCCTGGGCGACCTCGCCATCCAGTACGGCTACAACGGCTACCAGACCGACGTCATGGTCATCACCGTCATCACCATCGTCCTCGTCGTCGCGGTCATCCAGGTCGTCGGCGACCTCCTCGCCCGGCTCGTCGACCACCGCTGA
- a CDS encoding MetQ/NlpA family ABC transporter substrate-binding protein translates to MSLTITRRSALAGGLASAVALTLAACGNDSGSSSADSTASAASDATAVASEAPFYAAATAAPAGAVDVKDVATKGITVSGDTATIKVGASPEPHVTILQWVQDNLTAGTGISLDITSINDYQTPNSSLGDGSLAANFFQTPNFLKQQIDDKGYDFTATAKVHIEPMGLYSSTVKSVDDIPDGGTIILNNDPANTARGFRLLETAGLITVDPSVELLTDVDVTENKKNLKFKTVDGAQVARSMADADAACINGNYALEAGLSPKDDALVLEPGENSPYANELVVRTADKDNAALAKLAALLNSDELKKFIEEKWTDESVIPAF, encoded by the coding sequence ATGTCGCTCACCATCACCCGTCGCTCCGCCCTCGCCGGCGGCCTCGCCTCCGCCGTCGCCCTCACCCTGGCCGCCTGCGGCAACGACTCCGGATCCTCCTCGGCGGACTCCACCGCCTCGGCCGCCTCCGACGCGACGGCCGTCGCCTCCGAGGCCCCCTTCTACGCCGCCGCCACGGCCGCCCCGGCCGGTGCCGTGGACGTCAAGGACGTCGCCACCAAGGGCATCACCGTCTCCGGCGACACCGCCACCATCAAGGTCGGCGCCTCCCCGGAGCCGCACGTCACGATCCTCCAGTGGGTCCAGGACAACCTCACCGCCGGCACCGGCATCTCCCTGGACATCACGTCCATCAACGACTACCAGACGCCGAACTCCTCGCTGGGCGACGGCTCCCTGGCTGCCAACTTCTTCCAGACGCCGAACTTCCTCAAGCAGCAGATCGACGACAAGGGCTACGACTTCACGGCCACCGCGAAGGTCCACATCGAGCCCATGGGTCTGTACTCTTCGACCGTGAAGTCGGTCGACGACATCCCCGACGGCGGCACCATCATCCTCAACAACGACCCGGCCAACACCGCCCGCGGCTTCCGCCTCCTCGAGACCGCCGGCCTCATCACGGTGGACCCGAGCGTCGAGCTGCTCACCGACGTCGACGTCACCGAGAACAAGAAGAACCTCAAGTTCAAGACGGTCGACGGCGCCCAGGTGGCCCGCTCCATGGCCGACGCCGACGCCGCCTGCATCAACGGCAACTACGCCCTCGAGGCCGGCCTGTCCCCGAAGGACGACGCCCTCGTCCTCGAGCCCGGCGAGAACTCGCCCTACGCCAACGAGCTCGTCGTGCGCACCGCCGACAAGGACAACGCGGCCCTCGCCAAGCTCGCCGCCCTCCTCAACTCCGACGAGCTCAAGAAGTTCATCGAGGAGAAGTGGACCGACGAGTCCGTCATCCCGGCCTTCTGA
- the upp gene encoding uracil phosphoribosyltransferase gives MRLHVANHPLIDHKLSVLRDETTPSAVFRQLVDELVTLLAYEATRDVRTEEVEIKTPITTTTCRRLAEPRPIVVPILRAGLGMLEGMTRLLPTAEVGFLGMRRDDDTLEIETYANRLPDDLDGRQVFVIDPMLATGHTLVAAIEYLLDRGASDVTALCLIAAPEGLKALEEAVGDRANVTVVTAAEDDHLNERSYIVPGLGDAGDRLYGIVD, from the coding sequence ATGCGCCTTCACGTTGCGAACCACCCGCTCATCGACCACAAGCTCTCCGTGCTGCGCGATGAGACCACCCCGTCCGCCGTCTTCCGCCAGCTCGTCGACGAGCTCGTGACCCTCCTGGCCTACGAGGCCACGCGCGACGTGCGCACCGAGGAGGTCGAGATCAAGACCCCGATCACGACCACCACCTGCCGACGCCTGGCCGAGCCACGCCCGATCGTCGTCCCGATCCTCCGCGCGGGCCTCGGCATGCTCGAGGGCATGACCCGCCTGCTCCCGACGGCGGAGGTCGGCTTCCTCGGCATGCGCCGCGACGACGACACCCTCGAGATCGAGACCTACGCGAACCGCCTCCCCGACGACCTCGACGGCCGTCAGGTCTTCGTCATCGACCCGATGCTCGCCACGGGCCACACCCTCGTCGCCGCCATCGAGTACCTCTTGGACCGCGGCGCCAGCGACGTCACCGCCCTGTGCCTCATCGCCGCCCCGGAGGGCCTCAAGGCCCTCGAGGAGGCCGTCGGGGACCGAGCCAACGTCACCGTCGTCACCGCCGCGGAGGACGACCACCTCAACGAGCGCTCCTACATCGTCCCGGGCCTCGGCGACGCCGGCGACCGCCTCTACGGCATCGTCGACTGA
- the betT gene encoding choline BCCT transporter BetT, with protein MTQHPTPKAASADPTAQRPVLTSPTDDEPGPAANPPEEELNGQPVNWGVFIASAIIIAGVALAAFLDPEAVQSAFDASVAWAGKWFGSFYILLLTAALVFVVLLAVTRYGRIKLGPDNSTPDFSTFSWAAMLFAAGIGTGIMFFAIAEPVAQYVNPPTGDGETIEAARNAVVLTMFHYGISGWGVYAIMGMAMAYFAYRRRDALAVRSTLRPILGDRVEGWVGDVVDVAALVGGVFGIASSLGVGVVQLNVALDILFGIPQGTAAQIGLIALSVVMATISATSGVDKGVRILSNLNVLLAILLALWVLVTGNTAFLIDSLIGSVGDFVTQFPHLTMETYAYDRPEQWLNSWTLFFWAWWITWGAFVGMFLARISRGRTIRQFVAGALVLPFTYVVMWVSIFGNNAIDLIRSGNQSFAETTLKTPEQGLYLMLGDLPGSKILIALSLFVGILFYVTSADSGALVMSNLSSRIKGEREDAAPWLRIFWATLTGVLTIAMLLAGGINILQQATLVMALPFSFIIVLIGYCLSKALRAEASWDLARSQAMRNRQLGFTGTAAGLRRVSWRDRLAHTFDSVSPAQAQRALDNRIVPALQAVAAELEKEQLDAEVYVEGEEAADPDDTRTFHGRATLLVTDPNNEARDGETETDAVERSQGHRAFRYVVRMVETPAPQYGGAGLNEADDTTIRLEVRPWGGGVGYDVLDWSADQVAHDVLDHYERWLEYLGTSESVSY; from the coding sequence GTGACCCAGCACCCCACCCCGAAGGCCGCCTCCGCCGATCCCACGGCGCAGCGCCCCGTCCTCACCTCACCGACCGACGACGAGCCCGGCCCCGCGGCGAACCCGCCCGAGGAGGAGCTCAACGGCCAGCCCGTCAACTGGGGCGTCTTCATCGCCTCGGCGATCATCATCGCCGGCGTCGCCCTCGCCGCATTCCTCGACCCCGAGGCCGTCCAGTCCGCCTTCGACGCCTCCGTCGCCTGGGCCGGCAAGTGGTTCGGCTCCTTCTACATCCTGCTGCTCACCGCGGCCCTCGTCTTCGTCGTCCTCCTCGCGGTCACCCGCTACGGGCGCATCAAGCTCGGCCCGGACAACTCCACCCCGGACTTCTCCACCTTCTCCTGGGCGGCCATGCTCTTCGCCGCCGGCATCGGCACCGGCATCATGTTCTTCGCGATCGCCGAGCCGGTCGCCCAGTACGTGAACCCGCCCACCGGCGACGGCGAGACCATCGAGGCGGCCCGCAACGCCGTCGTCCTCACGATGTTCCACTACGGGATCTCCGGCTGGGGCGTCTACGCGATCATGGGCATGGCGATGGCCTACTTCGCCTACCGCCGTCGCGACGCCCTCGCCGTGCGCTCCACGCTCCGCCCGATCCTCGGCGACCGCGTCGAGGGCTGGGTCGGTGACGTCGTCGACGTCGCCGCGCTCGTCGGCGGCGTCTTCGGCATCGCGTCCTCCCTCGGCGTCGGCGTCGTCCAGCTCAACGTCGCCCTCGACATCCTCTTCGGCATCCCCCAGGGCACGGCCGCCCAGATCGGCCTCATCGCGCTGAGCGTCGTCATGGCGACGATCTCCGCGACCTCCGGCGTCGACAAGGGCGTGCGCATCCTGTCCAACCTCAACGTGCTGCTCGCGATCCTCCTGGCCCTGTGGGTCCTCGTCACCGGCAACACGGCCTTCCTCATCGACTCCCTCATCGGCTCGGTCGGCGACTTCGTCACGCAGTTCCCGCACCTGACGATGGAGACCTACGCCTACGACCGCCCTGAGCAGTGGCTCAACTCCTGGACCCTGTTCTTCTGGGCCTGGTGGATCACCTGGGGCGCCTTCGTCGGCATGTTCCTGGCCCGCATCTCCCGCGGCCGCACGATCCGCCAGTTCGTCGCCGGCGCCCTCGTGCTCCCCTTCACCTACGTCGTCATGTGGGTCTCGATCTTCGGCAACAACGCCATCGACCTCATCCGCTCCGGCAACCAGTCCTTCGCGGAGACCACCCTCAAGACGCCCGAGCAGGGGCTCTACCTCATGCTCGGCGACCTGCCCGGCTCGAAGATCCTCATCGCCCTGTCGCTCTTCGTCGGCATCCTCTTCTACGTGACCTCCGCCGACTCCGGCGCCCTGGTCATGTCGAACCTGTCCAGCCGCATCAAGGGCGAGCGCGAGGACGCCGCCCCGTGGCTGCGCATCTTCTGGGCGACCCTCACCGGCGTCCTCACCATCGCCATGCTGCTCGCCGGAGGCATCAACATCCTCCAGCAGGCGACGCTCGTCATGGCGCTGCCCTTCAGCTTCATCATCGTCCTCATCGGCTACTGCCTCTCCAAGGCGCTGCGAGCCGAGGCGAGCTGGGACCTGGCCCGCTCCCAGGCGATGCGCAACCGCCAGCTCGGCTTCACCGGCACCGCCGCGGGCCTGCGCCGCGTCTCCTGGCGAGACCGCCTCGCCCACACCTTCGACTCCGTCAGCCCCGCCCAGGCGCAGCGCGCCCTCGACAACCGCATCGTCCCGGCCCTCCAGGCCGTCGCCGCGGAGCTCGAGAAGGAGCAGCTCGACGCCGAGGTCTACGTCGAGGGCGAGGAGGCCGCGGACCCCGACGACACCCGCACCTTCCACGGCCGCGCCACGCTCCTCGTCACGGACCCGAACAACGAGGCGCGTGACGGCGAGACCGAGACCGACGCCGTCGAGCGCTCCCAGGGCCACCGGGCCTTCCGCTACGTGGTGCGCATGGTGGAGACGCCGGCGCCCCAGTACGGCGGCGCGGGCCTCAACGAGGCCGACGACACGACGATCCGCCTCGAGGTGCGCCCGTGGGGCGGCGGCGTCGGCTACGACGTCCTGGACTGGTCCGCGGACCAGGTCGCCCACGACGTCCTCGACCACTACGAGCGCTGGCTCGAGTACCTCGGCACGAGCGAGTCCGTCAGCTACTGA
- a CDS encoding nucleoside deaminase, protein MSLTEERYGAAMDRALDLAREAAGRGEVPVGAVVLGPDGVVLAEAANAREERRDPTAHAEVRALRAAGAALGDSHLDGCTLVVTLEPCTMCAGAIQLARVERVVLGAWEPRTGACGSVRDVLRDPRANHRVEVVAGLRATEASALLEEFFAGRR, encoded by the coding sequence GTGAGCCTGACCGAGGAGCGCTACGGCGCCGCCATGGACCGGGCCCTCGACCTCGCCCGCGAGGCCGCCGGGCGCGGCGAGGTGCCCGTGGGCGCCGTCGTCCTCGGACCCGACGGCGTCGTCCTCGCCGAGGCCGCCAACGCCCGGGAGGAGCGGCGGGACCCGACGGCGCACGCCGAGGTCCGCGCCCTGCGCGCCGCCGGCGCCGCCCTGGGCGACTCGCACCTGGACGGCTGCACCCTCGTCGTCACTCTCGAGCCGTGCACGATGTGCGCGGGGGCGATCCAGCTCGCGCGCGTCGAGCGCGTGGTGCTCGGGGCGTGGGAGCCGCGCACCGGCGCCTGCGGGAGCGTTCGCGACGTGCTGCGCGACCCTCGCGCCAACCACCGCGTCGAGGTCGTGGCGGGGCTGCGGGCGACCGAGGCCTCGGCCCTGCTCGAGGAGTTCTTCGCCGGGAGGCGGTGA
- a CDS encoding DapH/DapD/GlmU-related protein → MSEASENVGGPDLTIEEFREIAARGESLSGNPRIQAFMIAVGEENRRLAARLNSEPLTIAERNELFAQITGEPAPEGLMIFPPFTTDFGRNTHVAEGVFLNSGCRFQDQGGIRVGARSLLGHDVVLATLNHDLSVARRGETIPAPIRIGEDVWIGAKAVVLAGVTIGDGAVVAAGSVVTKDVPARTVVGGVPAKVIREVPED, encoded by the coding sequence ATGAGCGAAGCGAGTGAGAACGTCGGCGGCCCCGACCTGACCATCGAGGAGTTCCGCGAGATCGCCGCCCGCGGCGAGTCCCTCTCCGGCAACCCCCGGATCCAGGCGTTCATGATCGCCGTCGGGGAGGAGAACCGCCGCCTCGCGGCCAGGCTCAACAGCGAGCCGCTCACCATCGCCGAGCGCAACGAGCTCTTCGCGCAGATCACGGGCGAGCCGGCCCCCGAGGGCCTCATGATCTTCCCTCCCTTCACCACCGACTTCGGGCGCAACACACACGTCGCCGAGGGCGTCTTCCTCAACTCCGGGTGCCGCTTCCAGGACCAGGGCGGCATCCGGGTCGGGGCGCGCAGCCTGCTCGGGCACGACGTCGTCCTCGCGACCCTCAACCACGACCTGTCCGTGGCGCGCCGGGGCGAGACGATCCCGGCGCCAATCCGCATCGGGGAGGACGTGTGGATCGGCGCCAAGGCGGTCGTCCTCGCCGGCGTCACCATCGGCGACGGCGCCGTGGTCGCCGCGGGCTCCGTCGTCACGAAGGACGTCCCCGCGCGGACCGTCGTCGGCGGCGTGCCCGCGAAGGTCATCCGCGAGGTGCCGGAGGACTGA
- a CDS encoding LppP/LprE family lipoprotein, whose protein sequence is MRTTRSALSLSTLALTAALGLVGCGGASFSTSGAAAPSSAATTTPASATASPTASNAPLTEGSASASASVDDEACGTAPQDQAVEAAKAKIHDDLFTAHSWAVLDGGPAFDPCADLSAIRLYQPDGSTMSAQYVLLFHKGRFYSTAQTEPYGVILGQIRQVDSKTIEYDVINAGSQQDLAKTTPDATLRYAWDADSERVSQSGNLPDPAYALPDPASSFTSGSDGSASSSTSAAAAPVDGAYPGAGGARPSEATEATGIYTSPYGGDTLALIRTPSGNIACDVSATTASCGATESAWRGMDPNGNISQWSYGVGTTGEASIESRGDNLMANYESGTAQTVAYGSVVYYGDFVIASRENGVTVWSTKSGHGFLMNKTAVTTF, encoded by the coding sequence ATGCGCACGACGCGCTCCGCACTGTCCCTGTCCACCCTTGCCCTCACGGCCGCCCTCGGTCTGGTCGGCTGCGGCGGCGCGTCCTTCAGCACGAGCGGCGCCGCAGCGCCGTCGTCGGCCGCTACGACGACGCCCGCGAGCGCGACGGCCTCTCCGACTGCGTCGAACGCCCCGCTGACCGAGGGCTCGGCGAGCGCGTCCGCGAGCGTCGACGACGAGGCCTGCGGCACCGCTCCCCAGGACCAGGCGGTCGAGGCCGCCAAGGCGAAGATCCACGACGACCTCTTCACGGCACACTCTTGGGCCGTGCTCGACGGCGGCCCGGCCTTCGACCCCTGCGCCGACCTCTCGGCGATCCGGTTGTACCAGCCGGACGGCAGCACCATGTCCGCGCAGTACGTGCTGCTGTTCCATAAGGGCCGCTTCTACTCGACGGCGCAGACCGAGCCCTACGGCGTCATCCTGGGGCAGATCCGCCAGGTCGACTCCAAGACGATCGAGTACGACGTCATCAACGCCGGCAGCCAGCAGGACCTCGCCAAGACGACACCCGACGCGACGCTCCGCTACGCGTGGGACGCCGACTCGGAGCGCGTCAGCCAGTCCGGGAACCTCCCCGACCCGGCCTACGCGCTGCCCGACCCGGCCTCCTCCTTCACGTCGGGCTCCGACGGCTCGGCATCGTCGAGCACCTCCGCGGCCGCGGCCCCCGTCGACGGCGCCTACCCGGGCGCGGGCGGTGCTCGTCCCAGCGAGGCCACCGAGGCGACCGGCATCTACACGAGCCCCTACGGCGGGGACACGCTCGCTCTCATCCGGACACCCTCGGGCAACATCGCCTGCGACGTCTCGGCGACGACGGCGAGCTGCGGCGCCACCGAGAGCGCCTGGCGCGGCATGGACCCGAACGGGAACATCTCGCAATGGAGCTACGGGGTCGGCACGACCGGCGAGGCGAGCATCGAGAGCCGCGGCGACAACCTCATGGCCAACTACGAGTCGGGGACCGCGCAGACCGTCGCGTACGGCAGCGTCGTCTACTACGGCGACTTCGTCATCGCCTCGAGGGAGAACGGCGTGACGGTCTGGTCGACGAAGTCGGGCCACGGCTTCCTCATGAACAAGACCGCCGTGACGACGTTCTGA